The following is a genomic window from Fusarium oxysporum Fo47 chromosome IV, complete sequence.
CGTTCAACTTTTGCTCAATTCAGCATACAACTCTGACCATATCAAAGCTCTTTGCGTTTGCTTGGAGATCCTCTGATTATCTTGATCGGGCGGATCCTCAACCGGAGATAGACACGCAAAACATCTAGATCTCCGCAAATGCCGCGAGTCTAAATTAGCTCAATATGCATATACGGCAAGATCCGAACAATGTTGCTGGGCAATATCACAACATCTCTACCTACCTTAGCCGTTCAGAGACCTATTGGCTTTCGCATGGCCGAACAGTTTTCTGCCCTAGCCCGTTGACATGAATCCAAGTGTCTCTCGACAGATTGATCGGTTACCTTTTTGGTTTTTTATTGGATGCCGGCTCACCTTTGGTCTTGCTTTGGGCTATATGCTCAAACAAAACACTGGTCCTCAACCCATTATTCCTCAAGCAAAAAGAATCATCCACCTTACTGAAATATAAAAGATTGCAGGCAGCTGTTAGGTATATGCTTAATCTAGCTTGGTCATTTCTCATATCGAAGTTAAGTCGTGGTGTTTTGTTCTCTCAGTGAACTGTTGGGTTTCCTGTATATCCATATATCAAGGTAGGCATCGACATCAAACTCATCTCAGTATCAGTCGCTTATAACTCGTAATCTTCTCCTTGGAATTGATGTTGCTGGTATTGTCCAGGTTGGCAGAGATTTCTAAGGGCATCCACACAACCTTGGGACGAAGCCTGAAGGCACAGTGACTACTTGAACGGGGTCGAGTCCTCATATCGAGTGAAATCATTTACATACACAACTCACTCGATGCGTATCGGTCTATTAGTAATACTACCGCAACATCTTCAAGGCTTTCCTCCTCTTGAATATAGCATATAGCGACCAAATCCAACCCTCCCGAACACCTAGACTGACAGCGATTTACTCGGGCTTAGGCGAGCCACGCAGAAATCAGCAAGCcaaagttttattaataggtTACTTGTTTTTTATGTACTGTTCAATCATAATTCCATACGctatgttgatgatatcccGCCTTGTTTGAACACTCAGCAGGGAACACATCAAGTCAGTCCAGTTCATCCCGCGGCAATGAACGGCCAACATAAGGCACCCGTAACTGGTGCAAGTAAATCTCAATTCTAATATAGGAAATTTATTACAAGACGTAGTGTATGCATGAACGTTAGCCACCATAGTTTCACGACAGCTCTATCCCCTCCCTGAGCGCTGCAATTACATGGGCCAATGCTCAACTACTCCACGTCAGGTGTTTTATATGGTTGATTGCAAGGGATATATCACGAATTGCCTATGCACTGCGGTAGATGAATGGCATGCTAGTGGTGATACATCTAGCACATTGATTCCAAGAATATGAGCTGTGAGGGCACCTTTTGCTATCTTACCCGTCGTTCAATCTTCTCTAATGGTTAAAAAAACTTTTTCTCCCTGCTCTGATAGCCCATTGCATTGCTTAAGTAGTCTTGGAATTTGTTTCCTCAAGTGATAATGTCACTGTCTGTGGTAAACGAGTTCGACGCTTTTCTCTCCGCAGCGTTACATTTGTATGGATCAGCCTTACCAACAAGGCTTGCACTTCATGATCCTTGAGGGCATCATATTTCGTTGTGATCACAAGACAGCTCGGGTTTTCTGATCAGTTCATTACTGCAGCAACTTATATTCTATCCCCCATGGCCTGTCAAGTTTGGGCTATGTAAGCATTATGCGCCTACGTAATGAGCACGGGGCTTTGTGCTACGCTGTGATGTCCACACAATGGATGCTTTACTGTGCGAGCACCTTCGCAAACCATGTATAGAGTGGACTTTGTGTCTTGGAAAACTACGCAAATTCTATCAAAAAATCTTGTTTTTTAACGAAGGTCGTTATCACAATGAATAAATCAAAGAGGAAGCGGAAAGGAGGCTCAAAGCTGATACTTGATCAAGTTGTCAACTCACAGTCGCTCAACGCGACACCGCATTCTCTTTTTTTGGCTCGTGTAAACTATCTTGCGATACATACAGCCTGACCCTGTCTATATGTGCATTTTCCGTAGCGTAAACAATGTGCTTTTCGAGAGATAGAGTGGTATCGCTGGCCGAAGCCAGTAGTTCTGTATAATCTTTCCAATAGCTTttagaagagaagaaagaaagcaAACCAGACACGTATGTCAAACACCATGCTCCTTAACAGCAATAACTCCAGTTTCATGAGCTGAAACCCATCCGAGAAGGCCGTGTGTGCTGTGAAATCCAAAATGCGCCGGTTCCTAACTCGCCTTCCATTCACTAAAATTTCGCGTCCAAAGACACCTTGCTGACCAAGAGGTACCTCATAAATCGTTGATGTCTTATCGTGGATCCTACTCATTAATCATGTCCAAGTTCTTGTAattctctctcttttgcGGCAAGCATTTCTCGCATCTTGTCCGCTTCGCGTTGTAAGGCTGCTCGACGCTCAGCCTTTATTTTTTCAGTATCGAAATCACGCGGGCCAGCACCTGGCGTGTTATCCCGGTTGGAAAAGGTGCTGGGACTAGGTGCTGACGCTATGGTACTGCCAGGTGATCGGATGGGAGGTAAGGAATAGTCGCCGTCGTCGCTTCCTGTTCCTAAATTGGGGGGAGTAGTGGCTGACGTCGATGGATTCAGTATCGATTTAATATTGATCGAGGAGATTCGTTTCGAGCTCTCCTGTCCAGTTTCTTGTGAGGCAAATGCTTCACTTTCAGTGGTAGAGAAGGATCGTTTTCGAGTTGGCGACAGAAACGAGGCAGGGGATAGCGATGTTTTCCTGTCGTTGTTTGATGACATAGACGCCATGGGGGCCAGTCGATTATCGTCGTTCAGGGATCCGGTATACTGACGTGGGTTATTTGACTGATGATACGCAGCTAGATCCGAGGTCGAAGGCAGTGGCGATATTGTTCTACTTGTAGGTCGGATAACCGGTTGAGGCTCGATCGTGAGCGGATGGTCTGGGCGGCGACGAAGACCCAGGTTGACAGATCCGTCCTCATTCATTGACCCCTTCTCAGCATTTTGTTCATATTGGCCTTGCATTTCAGCTGGCTCAATTGCATcttccatctcctcatcctgCGAAGCTGGGATAATTCGTTTTCGTCTTTTGATAGTCGATTTCTTCATTGTCATTGGCCGGTGGACACCATGTAGCTTGTAATATAAACCTAGGGCTGTTAACAAATACTGTTTGACAAACGCTAAACGCGTAATACCTACCACAAGCGTTGCAGATGGTGTGGCCACTCTCATCACGCCTCCAGAGAGGCGTAATAGTGGTGCCACAGTTCTGGCATGCAATCACAACCGTGGCATTCGAATTTTGTTGATTTTGCAGGGCATTGACATCCAGAGGCACTGGTTCCGGTTTGGTACTTTCACTTCGACTTTGGCAACTCTGTCGTTTCTGCGTTCCACCTAGGTTGGCACTTTTCGAAACACGATTGTTATAGGCAGGGCATCCATTGCAGCCCTCTGCACCACCCGTTCCGTTACAACGTCCACCTCCAGGACAAGTCCCTCCAGTTTGATCAGCAGATATGTAGGTCGCATTTGACGCAGGTTTTGGACCTGTGACTGCAGAGGGCTTCGGTGCGGTAGTTCGAAGAGGTTCTGCAGGGACAACATTTGGTGGTCGCTTGAGACTAGTCGGACGAGAGGCGTTTCTGGCTTTCAGATAGAGGCCACAGGCGTTGCAAATCGTAGCACCTTGAGGTGATCTCCTCCACAAAGGGGTCCGGGTGGTTCCACAGTTACTATTATCGGTATAAGCAGAGTGATTGCCGTAGAATTAAGGGTAGTTAACTTACCTGCAAACTTGTCCTTGGCTGCCACTAGGTGGCGGACTTGTTTTTGAACCATGCTCTGACCCAGGACTCTGTTGCTTTGACATGTTTCCTGGAGCTGAACTTGTCTTAAGGCCAGACGGACTCCCACTTAGTCTATGTTGGTGGTCGCGGTTGTCCTGGCCGGTAGGGAGTCTGGTCCGCTCCTGAGAAGAAACAGTCGAGCTATCACTTGGTTTCGAGGACATTGGTCGTGATGGCAGCGCAGTTCGCACCGAACCCGTCTCACGCTGATGGCTATACAGCGCCGTTTCTTGGGTTTCTTGGCTCATGCCCGTAGGTAGGGCTGCTAGTATCGAGGGAAGCAAGACGACAATGGTTCAGATGAATCGAATGGGTGTACTTCAATAGTCTGGGTTGGAGTGCGACGGGTCAGTTACAAACCGAAGTCTATAGCATTCATCGGCGTTGATATCGAGGGTCGGTAGGTTGATTTGGTTGTCGTATAGGTCGAGGATGAGTAAGATTGAAATTTGGTTATGGGAGAGAAAGTCCTTCACACGACTCGTAATCGGCTGCAGCGGATTGATAAGTGGTTTCGAACCGGCCGAGCAAGGAGGCGAATCCGGAGAGAGGCCGGAGCCGGGTTCCGCAACTAAGAGTTCGCAGGCACCGAAACAAGCCAAACAAATGCAATACTTTCTTGGCTCGATGCGAGGTGTAAGTCAGAATGCTGAAGAAGTACCTAGTGCAAAGCCCAGTCTGCAGTCCAGCGATATGTATCGTCAAGTTGCCAGTTTTGCTGGTGGGCAGACGAGTCGAACAAGTCGCCAGGGTACAAAGGGACGTAGATGCGTAGGCAGCTGACCTAGTAAACAGGACCAATCGAAGGTTGGGTCGAGTCCGATCGAACGGGAAGCAATGTATTGGTCAGGCGACAGGTGTCAGAGAGTGACGCGACAGCGACCAGATACTTGGGACCGGCGCAACTGCAAGGCCGAGaagaccaaagaagaaggttgaggagtTGACAGCCGCggggaggagaagagaggacAAGGATGTGCGGAGTGTGTAGTGTGTAGTAAAGAAGACGAAGGGAATAACCAAGGACAGGAGATAACAAAGATTATCAACCAAACCAAAAAGGCGGAAGGGAAAGTAGACTATGTGCAAGGGTGATGAATCTGTGACTACGCAATGACAGGTGTTGGTAAGACAACAAAAGGCGGCCGAAAGCGAAGTGCAGGACACACTGACAGAACAGGACGGGACGGAACACGCCTTGTCTCGTTCCTAGGCAAGGTATAATTGAATGTGGTGCTTGGCGAATAACAGGGGAGGACTTCGTCAATGGGTTGAGGCGTAAGACTCCCAAGTTTTGCGGCACCACCAAGCTGGGACGGTGGAAGGTGAATTTGGTGACCAAGCAGAGCCAAGACCAGAGACCAGGGTGTATGTTTGCGTGTGTGTGCACGCGCGCGTGAGATACCGTAGATCGATAACCAGCGACGGCAATGAGACGGCAGATGGCAGATGGCGGTGGAGGAGAGGACGGTGACCCCGGGGGAAGGGTGTCCGAGACCAAGAGAGGACAAGGTGGGGGGTTAAGGTGAAGGGAAAGGTAGAGGTCAAAGGTGAGAACTCGGAGATGACAGTCAACAAAACAGATGGACGACCAATTCCGTCTggtttgagattgaggcGCAGGTCAGATCAGAAAGAGATGGCAGTGAAAGTTGGGCAGagtaggtaggtaaggtGATTGCAATTGATGATCAGACAAGGCCTGATCTATCCAATGGGGCTGGGGCTTAGTCTTGGGATTGGATCTGGGCTTGTGCTTTCTTGATTGCTctgccttgccttgccttgccttcTACCCTTCAGATTGTTTGGTATTAGTTATGGTGGATTGGAGACTGGTTGTCGGGTCTCGGGAGCTGGCGTTGCATTGCATGAGCCTAAATGGGGCCCAGCAGAGAGACTCGCTGACTTTGTTCTCCCtgttctcttcttctcgtaCCCCTCAGTGGCAGTCAAGTCTAATTCGTCCTTAGGCAGGAGGGGAGTGACGTGCAAAGGCAAAAACAAACCAGAAGCAAGACGAGACTCAACAGACACATGATGTGATTTCACGGGGAGTCGGCCCCAGCATGGAACGACGGCCGCTGGTGGGTTGGGGTTAAAACAACCGAATTGATCTAGACACTCTCATCTCGTTTCTAGTGTCTTTCTTAGCTCTTGAACCTAAGGTGCCGTTTCCGACTGCATGGATACCATTTGATGCTGAGTACCGTTCGTATTTTTTCACGTGAGAGATCTATGCCTCACAAACCTGAACTCTCAAACTCTCCAGATCTCGTCACGCCAGAAAACCTGCAGAAAAGACCCTTCCCAACGTGTCGTCACAGTGGAGGAACCAAGAGAAAGGCCCTTAAATTAGGACGTTCTAGTAGGCCCCTCTTCCTCACCGCGGCTCTGTCAACTTTGCCATTTCGCCCCTGAAATGCGTTGGATTACATTAAGTCGTCTCTGATTGGTTCAGCTAATACGGAGAAATTCCTCTTCGTTTCTTGGCACCGCTGGTTGGATTTTTGCGCAGGGGATCGCCGTCCTGGTGCCCTGACCGACTCAGATCCAATCCACGCTAGGCCGAGATCGGGCCCTCTTTTTTGTTCTCTCCATTCGATTCTTATCAGCCGAGGCTTGAACTCACTTTCTCGtttttatcttatcttatctcgCTCATGCTCAAACGCAGGGCTAGTTATCGATCAGTTGGCTAGCTTTATTCTAAGAACGATCAGCATTAGTAGTTTGGTTGTCTCGTCGCGTCGCATCGCGTCACTCGACATCAATTCCGTACCTTTATCTACTTCTATGCAATATCGCGAACGCCTCAGTCGTTCCCTTTCGTCATGGCGCCCGAGCTTGGGAGCTCTCCCAAGAGAGAGCCAACACCCACTCTTCCTTTGTCCTCGGTTCCTCAAAAGCGCCCCCTTGAAGAAGGCCGTCACAGTCCTGTCGTTCCCTCGCCACTGAACCCCGAAGTCAGGCCTTCCGACTCTTTGGCACCCGAAGATGCTGCTCAAAATTCTAGATCTAAGTCTGCGCGAGCAAAGAAGGATACTCTGAAGAAACGCGAGGCCAAAGGAAGCGATAGTGTTCGTGCTACACCTGATCCAAAACCAAAGTCAAAGCCACAGAAGAAACAGAGCGAGTCGAGCCCATTACGATACAACTTGGGGCAGCCTAAACTGTCCAACTTCAACCCTCCTCGAGGTCCTGTCATGACGGCACATCATGAGGTCACGGCCCCTAATGGCCAAACGGTCGAATTCTTTGACACATCAGATCAGTAAGCTAAGACTATATGCGATAAATACCTTCATGCTAACTGTCAAAGTGTCTCTAATAAGAAGAGCTTCCGGTATACTCCCTGCATCGCCGATCCTCTCTTCCCGTCCATGATCTACTACCGAAGCACAGAACCAGAGCCATATGGCCCCCACTTGAGCTTCGAGGACTCAGCAGGGCATGTTTATTTTGATAAGTCGGCTCGTCACGTCACAACCGACAAAGGATTTCGCATGGCAAGGGCGAACGTGGCTGTGAGGGAGGGCAGATGGTACTGGGAGTGCAAAATCACACAAGGAGTTCAGCCACCAAAAGATGAAGAGTCCAAGCCAGAAGGAGGCAAGCATGTACGCGTGGGCTGGGCAAGACGAGAGGCATCGCTTGATGCGCCTGTGGGGTTCGACGCTTACAGTTATGGCCTCCGTGACGTCGCGGGAGAAAAGGTACATATGTCCCGTCCTAAGGAATTCTTTCCTGCCGGGCAAGGCATTCGAGAGGGCGATATCATCGGCCTCGAGATTCAGCTTCCATCAGAACATCTGCACCGCAAGATCATGTCTGGACAGTATAATCCAGTTGTTGATCAAACCGACGAAGAACCTGCGCCCACCGCTGAAGGCCACAACATTGTCCGCGATCGCTATCCCATACGCTTCAAATCTCATACTTATTTCGAGAAGAGCGAGTACTCTCCCGCCAAAGAATTGGAAGATCTTATGAACCCGACAGGGGCTGGCGGTGGCTCTTCAGAAGAACCTAGTCCTAACCACCCCCTTCCAAGTCTCCGCACGCTTCCCAATTCTTGCATCCGCGTATACAGGAATGGTGTTTTAATGGGAACTCCGTTCGAGAACCTCCTTGGCTTCCTTCCACCAGCTTCGCGtcctcaaggccaagttgGCGGTCGCGAAGGCCTTGACGACGGCATGCTCGGATATTACCCTGCCGTAAGTGTCTTCCATGGAGGCGCTGTGGAGGTCAATTTCGGCCCCGACTTTTGGTATCCTCCTCCAGCCGAGACCGAAGGTACACCCGATAAGGTCTGGTCAGGCAACGCTCGCTTGAACAAGGTGCACCCTGTGAGCGAGCGTTATTCTGACCAAATTGCAGAGGATATTGTCTGGGACATCATTGATGAGGTGGACTTTTGGTCCAAAGATGGGGGTGGGGCGACAGATCGCCAAGGTGTGAGCGACAAGAGTGAAGCTGTCGCCATGGCCTCTGGGCGAGAAGAGATCAAAGAAGTGGTTCAAGACGATTGAAGCATCGCAATACATGTTGTCTCTTTCTATCCAAATGATGTCGGATAGCTGAACTACGAAAGCCTCTAGAGATGTTCCTTTCAACTTACAAAAGATACCCACTGTGAAAATGCAGAAATCAAGTTTATTATACATACCATGTCCATCAATAGTAAAGGCTGGTATCGCACTGCCCCGAGGCTCCATTCTCATTTCGTCATAAACCATCTCGTAAATACTGCTCGTTACCATATATCAACCTGCTTACGAACGGAAGTCCTGTCCAGGCACTGTCTCAGCGACGACGAACCGGTTCCTCTGGCGAGACTGGCTCGACTACAGCAGGAATCGGGGATGGCTCAGACAAAGGGGAAACAGGGTCTCCAAGTATTGCCCTGTCGGCATTGCGACTCGCCGCCGCTGCCTCTGGCCCGGGAAGAAGAGGGTCATCTGGAAGCTCTTCGATACGATCGCTGCCATCAACAGGTGTCTCAGCTAGAGATTTCTCTCGCTCTAGTCGCACCTCACGACCTCTCTTGTGGCAATACCAAAGTACAAACATCAATACTATCAAGGGTTAGCAAATGTATGAATAGTTTGGGTAGCAATACTTACAGAATAAAGCAACGCTCCATATAACATTTGTACCAATGAATGCAGGCCATCGCACCTTCAATGCGTTGACGATAGCCTTGAGCATACCAACGACAGCCCCTGGCTTCGTGACCAGATCGGTTAAGTTGGATGGCTTGAGGAGGTCGATAGCGGCATCCTTAACGCCCTTCTCCGTATTCGCCTTCAGACCCTGActttctgctgctgctgccagaAGCTCAGGCGCCAGGGAGGACGTCAGCTTATCTGGAAGCTGGGTaacaagcttcttgagagaTGAAGGCAGTTTTTCGAAACCGCGATTGATGGCACCATCGCGGTCTTCAACTAGGCTTGCGAGATCACCGTATGCTGTCGGCACGCCATTGGCGAGATCCTTGAATACTTGGGTGAAACGGGACAGGAGCTCGGATGACTCGTTGGAGAGAGAAACgatcttgttgttctttGCTTGGAGGTTCAGACGGTCGAGAACGTTACCAAGGTCCTGCTCCTCACGTTCGGCTTCCGGTGGCGCGACGTTATCTTCTGGCTTAAGACCATCCTGTGGTTTCTTATGTCTCGTGAACAAAGCCGTTAGACGGTTTGGCTGTTTGTCGtgcttctctttctctttctctttcttttccttcttcttgtcctttttACTCTTGGGTTCTTGTAGAGCCTTTACCGCCTCTATCTCACTCTCAGATGCAGACGAGAGGTCGATCTGAGGGGTATTGATGCGTGGCGGCAGAGGCGGAGCTGGACCATCGTCTTCCAGGATACTTTGCAGCCATGCCTCATCATCGCGGTCGAGGACTGGGCTCAGAGGAGGAGTATTGGAGCTGAGGCTGTGCTGCGTGCTTCGCCGCCTGTGTTGATGACCTGATGCACGAGATGCATCGTTGCTGAAATCCGGTACATGTCCGTAGGATGGGTCTACCGAAGATCCAGCTTCGGTCTTCTTCGCAGTCTCCTCAGCAGCCGCCGCTTTCTCCgctctgttcttcttgatctttttGTATGTCAAGTATTCCAACATTTTGGAGTTTTGTTGTATGTATGGGGGCGCCTTGTTCGGAGATGCGGCAGATGGGGATTTAGCTATTTAACTACCTTAGTCTGGAACGAGAGGCCGCCCAGCTTAAAGGAAAATGAGGGATGGCGATTTAGGTGTTGGCGCGCGCTTGGAAATTCgcctttgtcttgtcttgggTGACGAACGATCTACGCGAATCGAGAGCGCACAGCCACATCACATGTGATGTCATGATGGCAGCCCAGCCAGAGTCCAGGATCAAAGCCTAAGCTCCCCCACGTAAATATGTTCAAGGCTACGTGATTTGATGATCGACAATCAACTGCCGTACCATGATACGAATCCGAAAATTATTGGTCAAATGGCTTCCAAAACGTGGGTGGGTGGAGATCGGGGGCTTAAGTCGACTTCAGCTGGCATTAGTAGGTACTGTAAGGTCAACAGCCTAGGGGAAGGAAGGAAACTTGGGATCAAGATCCCAAGTGATAAGGGTTTTTAGATGAGTTAGTATACGCTTAGGGCGCTCTTTGATGAATTGATCTTGGCatatcttgtccatgtctgaagttttcttgccaCGCGGGGGCAGCATAAGTAAGGTACTTAGCAATGCCAATTCATGTTGATTGACCGTGGGTATCTTGAAATTCTATGGTTAATGATAAAGACATAAAAGTAGGTAGAACGGCGTATACACCTCGATCAGGCGTCATCAACGTCCTCGTCTTCTACCTCATCTGCCCCTCCTTCGTCACGGATAACCTCATCGGCGAGTGTGCTACGTTGCCAGCCGCTACCATTCTTCCGCCGTCCCCGTTGGAAAGCATCCGTCGATGTGACCGCTCGCTCGCCTGTGAACTTATGACTTGACCACTCGGTAGAGCATCGTGGGCATTTGCTGTCTCGCCTAGTTCGCCAGAAAGCCTCCTCACATACCTCATGGAGTCGGAAGTTGCAATCCACCTCTGCGCATCTCAGACCAATCGTAACTGGATCCTTGCATGCTTCGCAAAACTTGATGCGCTGCCAGTCGCGTAGCCCAAGATCCGGGTCGTTGTAGCTTTCAACTAGCCAGGGTCGCAACTCCAACAACGCTCGGGGTGACAATGTATAGAACCCCTCGTTACTCTTCTCAAACCACCCTCCCTCAACCAAATTTGCGAGTACAGCTTCTACTTCACTATGCTTAAGTCCTTTGTCTACAGTTGTTTGCGTCTGCGTTTCCACATCGATCTGGCTTTCTCTTCGGTTCGGCCGCGCCAGTTTGATGGCCTGCATCTCGGTGATAGCCATGACTTCCATACGGGGGGTGTTGAACTTTTCAAACATAGCGTCTAGAACACGTTTAATGAACGAGATTTCTTCGTGGCTGTATGTGGTAGCGAGTTGCGTCTGCGGATCGGACGTGGTATTGACCAAAGCCCATATTCGTCTCTTGGTAATTTGGTGAAAAGTACTTCGGATTTCGTAGTCAAAAAGCGATGCCGCTTCTGAAGCTTTGTCTATGGCCTCTTGAAAGTGTTCTTCGGTGATTTGATCTGTTCGTACTTCGTCTCCCTCCTCATCTGCGCTGTGCCTGCGGTTGGCATTGAATATCGCAGTAAGGATAGGACGGGCTTCTTCGAAAGTAATCGTTCCTCGAGCTAAAATGGCCTGGAGAAAGGCTCTATCCCCGTGGTTGAATTCATGGCTACTCATGCTTGGTTTTTGCCTGGCGATATTTGCGCCCGAGGCCAAGCACTATAGATTTATAATTTGTTCTCAAAATTGATGAGGTGTGAATACTTAGGACGAAAGCCACAGAAATGATTTTCTTGGAGGGGAAGAGAAGACGCGTTTGACGCGTTCAGGGATCTCAAGGCTTAATTGAGTGCACGAGCCACGTATCTGTGGCTGAGGTGGCTCATTCAAGCACCCATATCATCCAGCTCGCTTTTCATATCACTTGTAGGTGCCGCTCAgtcatcttctttgtttcATTTTGTTTCGAGAATGATTTTTTACTTCTTATATGTATGGGAAGATTGCATGAAATCAGAGTAATAACCGACATAGAATTGAAATTGAAGTTCGATGCGCATCATGGGATATTCCTCCATTGGTACGTTAAAATAAGGCCAGAACGCACAGAAGAACAGCAAAGGTCCTACCAACAGATAGAAATGGCATGGCCTTCCATATAGAACAATGGCATAAATGACTAGGTGCCTCACTGCATTCATTGTCACCCAATATTCCTTTGTTCAGCCAGTGTAGGGTGGCCCAGCCATTCTGCTGACTCAGCTCGTCTACCAATTGAAAGAACACTCAAGAGCTTTGAGCTTCAGATAATTTACAGTAACCCCTTCTTGATCAAGGTACAGAGCGCGAAGACTGGGACGCATCTTCCCAGAACATACAAATTATTAGTAACACTCAGCTAAGCGGATGAAAGATTGCGTGTCCAGGTCATTGTTACTCCAACAGCTACTCCTTGTGTTGAGTAATTCATCAGAGCGCACGATCATCAATGATCTACATCTCGACAACAACACGCGAATTCGACAAATACCTGAAAACTCATCAGACCCTATAGCACCCCTCACTCGCTACAGGGCAGAAACAACGCGTCTACGTGCGCCATCATAGTTTCCTGG
Proteins encoded in this region:
- a CDS encoding Nse1 non-SMC component of SMC5-6 complex-domain-containing protein, which encodes MSSHEFNHGDRAFLQAILARGTITFEEARPILTAIFNANRRHSADEEGDEVRTDQITEEHFQEAIDKASEAASLFDYEIRSTFHQITKRRIWALVNTTSDPQTQLATTYSHEEISFIKRVLDAMFEKFNTPRMEVMAITEMQAIKLARPNRRESQIDVETQTQTTVDKGLKHSEVEAVLANLVEGGWFEKSNEGFYTLSPRALLELRPWLVESYNDPDLGLRDWQRIKFCEACKDPVTIGLRCAEVDCNFRLHEVCEEAFWRTRRDSKCPRCSTEWSSHKFTGERAVTSTDAFQRGRRKNGSGWQRSTLADEVIRDEGGADEVEDEDVDDA